The nucleotide window GCGGCCAATTTCAACGTTGTGGGCAATCTGGACCAGGTTATCAATCTTGGAGCCTTCCCGGATGATGGTCGAGCCCATGGTAGCGCAGTCGATAGTGGCGTTGGCGCCGATGCTGACGTTGTCTTCGAGCACCACGTTGCCGATCTGCGGAATGGTCTTGTAGGAGCCGTCGGGCTGGGGCGCGAAGCCAAAGCCATCGGAGCCGATAACCGCGCCGGCGTGCACCGTGCAGCGGGCCCCGATGACGGTTTCGGCGTAGATCTTGGCCCCGGCGTAGATAATAGTACCGTCACCAATCACGCACCGGTCGCCGATGTAGGCCTGGGGGAAAATGACCACGTCGCGGCCGATGCGGCAGTCCTGGCCGATGTAGGAAAAGGCGCCGCGGTAGTGGTTGTCGCCAATAACGGAGTTGGCCCCGATAAAAGCGGGCTCCTCTACGCCGCGCCGGCCGGTGCGGGTGGCCTGCTGGTAGAATTCGAGCAGAGTGGTAAAGCTCGTATACGGGTCGTCGACGCGAATCAGCGCCGTGCCTACGGGCTGCTTCAGAGCCAGGGTTTTACTGACGATTACGGCCGAAGCGCCGGTCGTATACAGGTGGGGCTCGTACTTCAGGTTCGACAGGAAGGAGAGGGCCCCGGCCTGCGCTTCTTCGATTTTTGCCAAGCGGTCAATGCGCTGGGTGGCGTCGCCTTCGACGACGCCGTGGAGCACTTCTGCAATCTGGCCTACCGTAAATTCCATGGCGCAAAAGTAGAGAAAAGTTGGTGCTTGGTTTTTAGCGGCCGGTGCATAGAATTCTGGGTTTAGGCCAAGTCTGACGGAATGAACACTAATCATCAGATACTAAGCCTTCAGCGTGAGGCCCAAATTCCGGCCAGTTAGTGCGCTATTTCCTTGGGGTAGCAGATGTAGTGCTTCTCGACGCGCTGCCCCAGGGCCCGGATGTTGGGCAAGTCGGAGGCCTCGGCCACGTTGATAACCCGCCCGCCCTTGGTCAGCACGTCGATGGTGTCTTTACCGGCCGCGTCGTAGGCGTTGTTGCTGATGCGCCCGGCCAGCATGAGCTGACTGGCATCCTGGGGCGAGAGGTCGAATTTCTCGGCAATGAGCTCAATGACGCCCAACCCCAGGTCGTCATCAAACGGCTCACTTTGCAGGATAATTTTGAACAGCTTGCGGTCCAACATGCTGCGCGACATGTAGCTGAGCACCTTATCGGGGTGGCCGGCCCACATTTTCACAGCGCTCCACACGTCGGTGTCGTCGAGCTGCACGAAGCGCTGCAGAATGCTCTCGTCCTGGGAGAAATTGAGGATGCTGACCGGCTTGGAGAGGAAGAAGTGCAGGTCGGGCGAAGCCGGCACCTCGTGCCCGCTGCGCACCAAGTCCCGGGCCCGCTGAATGATGCGGATTATCATCTGCTCGGCGCTGGTCACAGTCTTGTGCAGGTACACCTGCCAGTACATCAGGCGGCGGCTGACCAGAAAGTTCTCGATGCTGTACACGGCTTTTTCCTCCAGCACCAGCTTTTCATCGACCACCGTGAGCATCTTGATGAGGCGGTCGGCGCCGGGGCGGCCTTCCTGCACGCCGGTGTAGAAGGAGTCCCGGTTGAGGTAGTCGAGCCGGTCCATGTCGAGTTGGCTGCTGACGAGCTGGTGGAAAAATGGCCGCTCATAGGTGCCCTGAAAGATGCGGATGGCCAAATCCAGGGCCCCATTGTGCTCCTTGTTGAGCTTCTGCATCAGAAACAGGCTGAGCTGCTCGTGGGGCACTTCATGAAAAATGGCGTGCTCCAAGGCGTGGGAAAGGGGGCCGTGGCCGATGTCGTGCAAGAGAATGGCGGCCTGGGCTGCTTCACCCTCAGCGGCCGAAATCTTCACGCCTTTGTCCTTGAGCGTGCGCAACGCCAGCGTCATCAGGTGCATGGCGCCCAGGGCGTGGTGGAAGCGCGTGTGCAGGGCACCCGGGTACACGAAACCGGTGAGGCCGAGCTGCTGAATCCGGCGCAGGCGCTGGAAGTAGGAGTGCTCAATCAGGTCGAACAGCAACTCGGTGGGCACCGTGACAAAGCCGTATACCGGGTCGTTGAAGATTTTCTTTTTGTTCAAGGGAGGAAGACTGTAGCGCGAAGGGCTGCTTCGCGCTGCGTTGAACGTTACAGGGTGGGCAAGGTCGGCTAAAACGGCGCAGCAAAACGGCCCGCTTCGGCCAAAAGGAACCCAACTCAACAATTTTTGGCTTCTTTACGGCGGAGTTCGGCGGCCGAATATCGGATTGCCGTAATTTTTCATAACCAAAAACCGGGTATTGGGAGTAAAGCTACTTACGAAACGTCATTTGCAACCTGCTTACGCCTTTTGCCCTCTTTGAGGACAAACCCGGGCCGGGCCGCAGGAGCGGCAAATGTCCTTTTCCGAAACGCCGGGCTTGAAGCCGGGCGCAACCTTTTCAAGATTCCCAACATCCTTATATGCAACGATACTCCATCCTCTGGGCCGACGACGAAATCGACCTGTTGAAACCCCACATTCTCTTCCTGACCGAGAAAGGCTACGACGTAAC belongs to Hymenobacter cellulosilyticus and includes:
- the lpxD gene encoding UDP-3-O-(3-hydroxymyristoyl)glucosamine N-acyltransferase gives rise to the protein MEFTVGQIAEVLHGVVEGDATQRIDRLAKIEEAQAGALSFLSNLKYEPHLYTTGASAVIVSKTLALKQPVGTALIRVDDPYTSFTTLLEFYQQATRTGRRGVEEPAFIGANSVIGDNHYRGAFSYIGQDCRIGRDVVIFPQAYIGDRCVIGDGTIIYAGAKIYAETVIGARCTVHAGAVIGSDGFGFAPQPDGSYKTIPQIGNVVLEDNVSIGANATIDCATMGSTIIREGSKIDNLVQIAHNVEIGRHTVVAAQTGISGSTKIGDFCVLAGQTGIAGHLTLANRTTVTAQSGVGKSIKTEGVLLQGSPAFNLRDSLRANAIFRHLPELDRRLSDLERNSSMSEKS
- a CDS encoding HD domain-containing protein — translated: MNKKKIFNDPVYGFVTVPTELLFDLIEHSYFQRLRRIQQLGLTGFVYPGALHTRFHHALGAMHLMTLALRTLKDKGVKISAAEGEAAQAAILLHDIGHGPLSHALEHAIFHEVPHEQLSLFLMQKLNKEHNGALDLAIRIFQGTYERPFFHQLVSSQLDMDRLDYLNRDSFYTGVQEGRPGADRLIKMLTVVDEKLVLEEKAVYSIENFLVSRRLMYWQVYLHKTVTSAEQMIIRIIQRARDLVRSGHEVPASPDLHFFLSKPVSILNFSQDESILQRFVQLDDTDVWSAVKMWAGHPDKVLSYMSRSMLDRKLFKIILQSEPFDDDLGLGVIELIAEKFDLSPQDASQLMLAGRISNNAYDAAGKDTIDVLTKGGRVINVAEASDLPNIRALGQRVEKHYICYPKEIAH